CGACTCCTCATCGCTCGATCCGGCCACGCTGAAGGCGATCAACGACGGCGTAACCTCGGCCCTACAGCAGATCGCGGACAAGGGCAGGCACCTTGGGAAACTGGAGAACGGTTGGAACCTGGTCGGGCAGGTATTCGGCGACCGCCAGACGATGCAGGGGCAGTATCTGGTCCACGCGGCCGCGGCGTACGTCGGGCTGTACGGCGTCGACCTCCAAGAGGCGTACTACCCGTCGACCTTTTTGGATTGGACCGGTGATCCCACCACTGATCCCCCCACCGGCACCCTCGACGCTTCCAAGCACAACTATGTGCTAACGTTCCCCGCGGGCCAGTTTCCCGACGTGCAGAACTTGGGGTTCTGGTCGATCACGATGTACAACGCCGAACAACAGCTGGTGGACAACGAGCCCGCCTGCGTGCCCACCGCCACCGCCGCCTGCAAGCGCTACGAGATCGGTAACAGGACGGTGGGATTGAAGCAGCCGGGCGGTTCGCTCGAGATTTACCTGCAATACGAATCCCCCGGCCCGGACAAGGAATCCAACTGGCTGCCGGCTCCCAACGGGCAGTTCTCGCTGACCCTGAGGATGTACTTGCCAGACCCTTCGGCCATTGGTGATCCCTTGTGGGCGCCTCCAGGTATCCGCCCGAGCAACTAGGAACGCCAGGCGGCGGCGAGCGGAACAGAAAGTGACGCGGCGCTGCTCCACACGATCCGGCGGAAAACAACGCGTTTTGCGATCCGCGCCCTGAAGATCTGCCGGATCGACGCGGCGCGAAGACCGACGAAGACGCTGATGCCGCTCGGCTCTCGGCCTCGACGATGTGACCATTTTCAGTCTGTAGCCACAAAACCACCAACGAGGCCAAGCATCCGCAAGCGTCCGCGAACTCAAGAGCAGGCTGAGTCACTACCCACACGAGGCACGGCGATGACCGCAGCGTCACCCCTTACAGGACATGCCGCCGTCTACGGGCAGCACGACGCCGGTGATGAACTTGGCTTCGTCCGAAGCCAAGAAGAGCGCCGCGTAGGCCACGTCCCACGCCTCGCCCATGTGCTGCATTGGGACGGCCTGCTCGCGCATGCGGGCGAACTGCTCCTTGTCGAGACCGTAGCGGCGGGCGGGCTCGTCCACCGCCATCGGCGTGCGGATCAGCCCGGGCATGATCGCATTGGCGCGGATGCCCTTGGCCGCGTACTGCATGGCGATGGCGCGCGTGAGCGCGTTCACTCCCCCCTTCGAGGCGCTGTAGGCAGCGAGCGGATAGGCGTCGGAGTAGCGTACCGCCCCCATCGAGGAGATGTTGATGATGACGCCGCTTCCCTGGCGTTCCATGTGCGGCAGAACGTGCTTGCAGGTCAGGAAGACCGACTTGAGGTTCACCGAGAGGACCCGGTCCCAGTCCTCTTCGGTGACTTCCACCGGACCACCCAAGACGCCGATGCCGACGTTGTTATGGAGGATGTCGATTCTGCCGTACTGCTTGACGCATGCCGCGACCATCTGCTCGCAGACGTCGGCACGAGTCACGTCTCCTGTGAAGACGAACGACTCGCCGCCTTCCGCCTCGATCATGCGCTGTGTCGCCGTGGCGGACTCGCCATCCCGATCGACCAGCATGACTGATGCGCCCTGGCGAGCAAAGAGCATGGCCGTGGCCCTCCCGTTGCCGAGCGATTCCCCAGGCGTCGACCCGGCGCCGACGACGATGGCCACCTTGCGCTTCAATCGACCGGTCATGGTGTCTCTGCTGTGGCAGAAAGGCTGTCGGGAATCAACGATGCAGCGACCCGAGCGCGCCGGCTGGGCGCTCGGTGAAGTGGGACCACCGGCCGCGATCGCGGTCCCCGCGTTGATCCGCACACTCGACGATCATGGCCGAGGGAATGTCGCCTCAATCCGCGACGGTGACGGTTAGGCGAAAAACTCTCGCGGGTGACGCGTCCTGGTCCCACGGGCGCAGCGCAGCCAGCTCGATGATCGCCTGCCCCGCGCGTTCGACCCGGAACCTCCAAGAATGTTGGCCCGGACTGCCGGGCGCGCTGCTCGTCGGTGCTTCGAACGCATCGCCGACCAACACACACGCCGGTGCCCCGTCGGACATGAGCCGCCACCGAAAGCCGGTCGTCGGACGCTCTTGAAGGCGGACTTCGAACGTCTCGCCGCGCGTCAGGTGGATCTCGCGCCCGTTGGCGCTTTCGTTGAGTGGCTCCATTACGGTCGTGGCGTGCCCTCCGGGTGCCGGCCGCAGGAATCCGCAGCCGGGCGGGGACCAGAGGATGAGTAAGAAGATGAACGGGACCGCCACCGCAATTCGGACGCGGGGCGGCGTCTCATAATCCAGCGCCAGCTTCCGGGTTCGACGGCGCACGCCGGCCACCCTCGGCGACGGACACTTCCGCCCATGCGGACAATATATGTCAGGTTCGCCGCCACCGCCACGCCTGGTCATCCGGTGCTGGGCAGTTGGAGTACCCAGCACCGGAGAACTGCGGTTTAGTCAGCGACCATGCGAATGGTCCAGAAATCATCGGCAAGGTTCGGCTCGAGCAAATACGTATAGGGCATCGTGAAGTAACCCTTGATGCCCCACTTCGGGCCCCATGAGTTCCGCACGATGAAGCGCTGGACAGAGTCATCGTAGCCCACGGCGAGGACCGCGTGCCCGCCCAGTACGCCCTCCTTTGGCCCAGGCATGGGAACCTGGCCGGTCTTGGCGACCTGCGGACTCTCGAAGCTGGCGTAGACCGTGAAGCCGAAGACAAACGGGTACCCGGCTGCGAGGCATCCCTTCATTTGCGCGAGCACGCAAGCGACCCGCTGGTACGCGGTCACCTTGCGCTTGGCGGCCGCGGTACGCACTGAGGCGGGAGGCTTCTGCTGAAACGGGCCCGGGTTCTGGTCGCTGTACGGCCACAGTGCTTCGGGCGGCGCGCCGAGGTGATTGACGCTCTTCACCCCGTCACGAATCTGAGCGCCCGAGTCCTCGTTCACCGCACCCTCCATCGCCCGCTCGTTGTAGTAGATAAAGAGCCGTGAAGGTGTAAACGGCTTTGCGATCTTCTGCTTGAGCAGATCGAACTCGATGGCCGCGGCGATCGCGTTGGCCGTGCAGCTCCCGAGTTGTCCCTGGTCGTATACGACTTTCGGACACTGCGCCCGCAGATTCACCTTCGCTGGAAGCGCAGCAAGCCGCGCGACCGGCGCGGCGTAGAGGTGATCACGGTAGTCGGGCAGATCCGGCACCCAGCCGTACCGAGCGATTTTTCGCGGTGTCATAGTTTCTCCTCCTTCTGATTGTTATGGCGCTGGCCGTCTACGTCTCGAACAATGCTCCCGTCGAGAGAGGCGCAGTTGACGCAAGTACCTGCAACGGTTGCGCGGTGACATGATACGCTGGTGAACTCCGATGCGTGGTGGAGCTATAACAGTGCCAGGTGCGCGGTACGGTTGACTACTCGCTCGACGCGCCGTTACCGCGGATCCTCAGCGTTTCGCTGTCCGGCGTAGTGGACGCGTTGTCCAGCCGAATGTACACGGCACCCTTCTCATTCAGCTTTGCCGATTGAGGGCGGCATTGGGCAAGTGTGCTCGTCAGAGCGACCCCGGCCTGCGGCGGGCCGTCGAGTCGAGCACCTGAAAGTGTCTCGTGCGGTGAACATTTGCCTGTCCAGCCGGGTGGACACGTTGTCGAGCCCGCTGGACGACGCGCCCCTCTCAATTGGATTTGCGGCTGAGGATTCGGCTGGGCGGCGTTGGGGCACATCCGATGCATTGCCTCTATGGGGGCGTCCTTAGTACATCAGTTCATAAATATGACAACGTATTCCGGCGCGCATGAAGTCAACCTCCCCCTCGCCCCCTCCCAGGGGGACTGTCGATTTTCTCGGACTGCATGCTGACCTGCGTATCGCTGATGGAGTATAAGGGAGCCGTTGGGTGGAGGATGGGTTCCAAGGGAGAACGAAGTCTGGTCTGGAAGTGAGTGCATCGTCTCGGCGAGGGTGGTCTGGTC
Above is a genomic segment from Candidatus Binatia bacterium containing:
- a CDS encoding protease inhibitor I42 family protein, whose translation is MRRRTRKLALDYETPPRVRIAVAVPFIFLLILWSPPGCGFLRPAPGGHATTVMEPLNESANGREIHLTRGETFEVRLQERPTTGFRWRLMSDGAPACVLVGDAFEAPTSSAPGSPGQHSWRFRVERAGQAIIELAALRPWDQDASPARVFRLTVTVAD
- a CDS encoding glucose 1-dehydrogenase → MTGRLKRKVAIVVGAGSTPGESLGNGRATAMLFARQGASVMLVDRDGESATATQRMIEAEGGESFVFTGDVTRADVCEQMVAACVKQYGRIDILHNNVGIGVLGGPVEVTEEDWDRVLSVNLKSVFLTCKHVLPHMERQGSGVIINISSMGAVRYSDAYPLAAYSASKGGVNALTRAIAMQYAAKGIRANAIMPGLIRTPMAVDEPARRYGLDKEQFARMREQAVPMQHMGEAWDVAYAALFLASDEAKFITGVVLPVDGGMSCKG
- a CDS encoding C1 family peptidase, which produces MTPRKIARYGWVPDLPDYRDHLYAAPVARLAALPAKVNLRAQCPKVVYDQGQLGSCTANAIAAAIEFDLLKQKIAKPFTPSRLFIYYNERAMEGAVNEDSGAQIRDGVKSVNHLGAPPEALWPYSDQNPGPFQQKPPASVRTAAAKRKVTAYQRVACVLAQMKGCLAAGYPFVFGFTVYASFESPQVAKTGQVPMPGPKEGVLGGHAVLAVGYDDSVQRFIVRNSWGPKWGIKGYFTMPYTYLLEPNLADDFWTIRMVAD